Proteins co-encoded in one Synechococcus elongatus PCC 6301 genomic window:
- a CDS encoding bifunctional pantoate--beta-alanine ligase/(d)CMP kinase has product MRQLISPEALRAFRQSVQGSVGFVPTMGALHAGHRSLIERSRQQDDVVIVSIFVNPRQFGPQEDLSRYPQTLDADLALCEAAGVDAVFCPTAEALYPRPSDRSTGVQPPAELIQSLCGRQRPGHFQGVATVVLKLLQLVQPQRAYFGEKDAQQLRVIQRLVEDFNLPIAIVPCPTVREPDGLALSSRNRYLTFEERSQASGLYRALRAAAECFQAGSRDSQELVAAATAVLATTPAVQLEYCDCVDADSLQPLTQIPDRALLAIAARVGTARLIDNLTLQGRRPIIAIDGPAGAGKSTVTKRLAQQLGLLYLDTGAMYRAVTWLVQQQGIDPQDPIVLAELLAQADLQLRSQPAADGSEQLQVLIQGNDVTAAIRTPTVTAQVSAIAALPLVRQFLVEQQRQLGQRGGLVAEGRDIGTHVFPDAELKIFLTATNAERARRRALDLEAQGLTVDLAQLEAEIRDRDRQDSERAIAPLCKAEDAVEVLTDGLSIEAVTDQIIRLYRDRGLGDSSPQATPGQTPSPLSLG; this is encoded by the coding sequence ATGCGCCAATTGATTAGCCCAGAGGCTCTTCGGGCCTTTCGCCAGTCGGTGCAAGGCTCTGTGGGCTTTGTGCCAACCATGGGGGCGCTCCATGCTGGACACCGAAGTCTGATCGAGCGATCGCGCCAGCAAGATGACGTGGTCATCGTCAGCATCTTTGTCAATCCGCGCCAGTTTGGCCCCCAAGAGGATTTGAGTCGCTATCCGCAAACCTTGGACGCAGACTTAGCCCTCTGTGAGGCTGCGGGGGTAGATGCTGTTTTCTGTCCCACTGCCGAGGCTCTCTACCCTCGTCCGAGCGATCGCAGTACAGGGGTACAGCCACCGGCTGAATTGATTCAGTCACTCTGTGGGCGACAGCGACCAGGCCATTTTCAGGGGGTGGCGACGGTGGTGCTCAAGTTGCTGCAACTGGTGCAGCCCCAGCGGGCTTACTTCGGCGAGAAGGATGCTCAGCAACTGCGGGTGATTCAGCGGCTGGTGGAGGATTTCAATCTGCCCATCGCGATCGTTCCTTGCCCTACCGTGCGGGAGCCGGATGGGTTGGCTCTCAGCTCGCGCAATCGCTATCTGACCTTTGAAGAACGCAGTCAGGCCAGTGGCCTCTATCGGGCTTTGCGAGCGGCAGCGGAATGCTTTCAGGCCGGGAGTCGCGACAGTCAGGAGCTAGTCGCTGCTGCGACGGCGGTTCTGGCCACTACGCCAGCGGTACAACTGGAATATTGCGACTGTGTCGATGCCGACAGCCTCCAACCCTTGACCCAAATCCCCGATCGCGCTTTGCTGGCGATCGCGGCGCGTGTAGGAACTGCTCGATTGATCGATAACCTAACTTTGCAAGGACGACGACCAATCATTGCGATCGATGGCCCCGCCGGTGCTGGCAAATCGACGGTGACGAAGCGGCTCGCCCAGCAATTGGGGTTGCTCTACCTCGATACCGGCGCCATGTATCGCGCTGTGACTTGGCTCGTGCAGCAACAGGGTATCGATCCGCAAGATCCGATCGTCCTGGCGGAATTGCTTGCTCAAGCGGATCTGCAGTTGCGATCGCAACCAGCGGCGGATGGCAGTGAGCAGCTCCAGGTGCTCATTCAAGGTAACGACGTCACGGCGGCCATTCGCACCCCAACCGTGACGGCTCAGGTGTCTGCGATCGCGGCTCTTCCCTTGGTCCGTCAGTTTTTGGTAGAGCAGCAACGTCAGCTAGGTCAGCGCGGTGGGCTCGTGGCCGAAGGTCGGGATATTGGCACCCATGTCTTTCCCGACGCAGAACTGAAGATTTTTCTGACAGCAACGAATGCTGAGCGGGCGCGGCGGCGCGCACTAGACCTCGAAGCGCAGGGTCTGACGGTTGATCTGGCGCAATTGGAAGCTGAAATCCGCGATCGCGATCGTCAAGATAGTGAACGGGCGATCGCGCCACTCTGCAAGGCAGAAGATGCCGTAGAAGTGTTGACTGATGGTCTCAGCATTGAAGCGGTTACTGACCAGATCATTCGCCTCTATCGCGATCGGGGCTTAGGGGACTCCAGTCCACAAGCTACTCCTGGCCAAACACCGAGTCCTTTGAGTCTTGGATGA
- a CDS encoding DUF305 domain-containing protein → MNRLLLLSGLVVSSALTAVTIASVLSIPARATPPESSAIAQEMWPWRSGFPNRMGNADQHFIVMMIPHHEGAIAMADLAISQAKHPELQALARAIQTSQTQEVRDMQTWYRRWYGSTVPDWDDRRVSSWRNSGMPSIGMGCAGRAGLATDLIALQAAPDFDRAFIEMMIPHHEMGVRMAQMVLLRSDRPEIQRLAQAIITDQNQEIRQMQQWYRQWYS, encoded by the coding sequence ATGAATCGTCTATTGCTGCTGAGTGGCCTTGTTGTCAGTAGTGCACTGACAGCAGTGACGATCGCTTCAGTGTTGTCCATCCCTGCTCGGGCAACACCGCCGGAATCCTCTGCGATCGCACAGGAAATGTGGCCGTGGCGTTCCGGTTTTCCCAACAGGATGGGTAACGCCGATCAACACTTCATCGTGATGATGATTCCGCACCACGAAGGCGCGATCGCCATGGCTGATTTGGCGATTAGTCAAGCCAAGCACCCAGAACTCCAAGCCTTGGCCCGAGCGATTCAAACCAGCCAAACCCAAGAAGTTCGCGATATGCAGACTTGGTACCGCCGGTGGTATGGCTCGACCGTACCAGACTGGGACGATCGCCGAGTGAGCAGTTGGCGCAACTCTGGTATGCCGAGCATCGGGATGGGCTGTGCCGGTAGAGCAGGTCTCGCGACTGATTTAATCGCTTTGCAGGCAGCCCCTGACTTCGATCGCGCTTTTATCGAAATGATGATCCCCCACCACGAAATGGGGGTGCGGATGGCTCAAATGGTCTTATTACGCAGCGATCGCCCAGAAATTCAACGACTGGCTCAGGCAATCATCACGGATCAGAATCAGGAGATTCGCCAGATGCAGCAGTGGTATCGCCAGTGGTATTCCTAG
- a CDS encoding UDP-glucuronic acid decarboxylase family protein: protein MMRILVTGGAGFIGSHLIDRLMSAGHEVICLDNYFTGRKHNVAQWYGHPRFELIRHDITDPIRLEVDQIYHLACPASPVHYQYNPIKTAKTSFLGTVNMLGLAKRVKARLLMASTSEVYGDPHVHPQTEDYWGNVNPIGIRSCYDEGKRVAETLCFDYHRQHNLEIRVARIFNIYGPRMLENDGRVVSNFIVQALQGQPLTVYGRGEQTRSFCYVSDLVDGLIRLMNGDHLGPVNLGNPSEYTILQLAELIRDRIDPALPIEFRPLPQDDPQQRRPDISRAQAWLKWQPLVSVQDGLDRTIADFRDRQQAAATLIADRLPEGSIS, encoded by the coding sequence ATGATGCGTATCTTAGTGACGGGCGGTGCCGGCTTCATTGGATCTCATCTCATCGATCGCCTCATGAGTGCAGGCCATGAAGTGATTTGCCTGGATAACTATTTCACGGGCCGCAAGCACAATGTTGCCCAGTGGTATGGGCATCCGCGCTTTGAGCTGATCCGCCACGACATCACCGATCCGATTCGCCTAGAAGTCGATCAGATCTACCATCTCGCCTGTCCTGCCTCGCCGGTCCACTACCAATACAACCCGATCAAAACGGCGAAGACGAGCTTCCTCGGGACGGTTAACATGCTAGGGCTGGCCAAGCGCGTCAAAGCTCGACTACTGATGGCCTCAACTTCAGAAGTCTATGGCGACCCCCACGTCCACCCGCAGACTGAAGATTACTGGGGCAATGTCAATCCGATCGGGATTCGTTCCTGCTACGACGAGGGTAAGCGGGTCGCTGAAACCCTCTGCTTTGACTATCACCGTCAGCACAACCTAGAAATTCGGGTCGCGCGGATTTTCAACATCTATGGCCCGCGTATGTTGGAAAACGATGGCCGTGTGGTCAGTAATTTCATCGTGCAAGCGCTGCAGGGCCAGCCGCTGACGGTCTATGGCAGGGGCGAGCAAACTCGCAGCTTCTGCTACGTCTCAGATTTGGTGGATGGGCTGATTCGCCTGATGAATGGCGATCATCTAGGGCCGGTCAATCTGGGTAATCCGAGCGAGTATACGATTCTGCAGCTAGCGGAGCTGATCCGCGATCGCATTGATCCAGCCCTACCAATTGAGTTCCGGCCGCTGCCCCAGGACGATCCGCAACAGCGACGGCCCGATATTAGCCGTGCCCAAGCTTGGCTGAAGTGGCAACCGTTGGTGTCAGTCCAGGACGGCTTAGATCGCACGATCGCCGATTTCCGCGATCGCCAACAGGCTGCCGCGACCCTGATCGCTGACCGCCTTCCCGAAGGGAGCATTAGCTAG
- a CDS encoding HD domain-containing phosphohydrolase produces MSPEELQQELQLQSMLIDRSEHALLTLKACNEALVRASGEREFLAEFCRLCVVEAGYAHAWVTLNSFNPHESLRPFASFGRLQSYVDSLQITWDDQATGQGPTGQAIKTGQIQIADWQAEQSSLAPWQEIATHYQIKTSISLPLKQGVRTLGALNIYSTQPDAFPPLEQELLAQVAQLLAYGLSSRRSLAIQDRLLDQTIQAIVQMVELRDPYTQGHENQVAQLAQAIARQLGLDENCIRGIHVAGLLHDVGKIRVPAEILSKPGCLDPIEYELIKLHPQACYDILKSIQFPWPVAEIAMQHHERLDGSGYPRQLRGKQILLAARIIAVADVIDAMISHRPYRPGLGLGVAIAEIKNNSGRLYDPRVVEACLAVLNMSDALETEPTSPPPFQTGDRLAKGGPKGG; encoded by the coding sequence ATGAGCCCTGAAGAACTGCAACAAGAGTTACAGCTGCAATCGATGCTAATCGATCGCTCGGAGCATGCACTCTTGACCCTGAAAGCTTGCAATGAGGCCTTGGTCAGGGCTTCAGGAGAACGAGAGTTTCTGGCTGAGTTTTGTCGTCTCTGTGTGGTTGAAGCTGGCTATGCCCACGCTTGGGTGACGCTCAATAGCTTTAATCCCCATGAAAGTCTCCGCCCCTTTGCAAGCTTTGGCAGACTGCAGTCCTACGTCGACAGCCTACAAATTACTTGGGATGACCAAGCAACTGGGCAGGGGCCAACTGGGCAAGCAATCAAAACTGGACAGATTCAAATTGCCGATTGGCAAGCGGAGCAATCCAGCTTGGCTCCATGGCAAGAAATTGCCACTCACTATCAGATCAAAACCAGTATTTCCTTGCCTCTTAAGCAGGGTGTTCGTACTTTAGGAGCCCTCAATATTTACAGTACACAGCCCGATGCTTTTCCCCCACTTGAGCAGGAGCTTTTGGCCCAAGTTGCCCAATTGTTGGCCTATGGCTTGAGTAGCCGCCGTAGCCTTGCCATTCAAGATCGCCTGCTTGACCAGACCATTCAGGCGATCGTGCAGATGGTTGAACTGCGCGATCCTTATACCCAAGGCCATGAGAACCAAGTTGCTCAATTAGCCCAGGCGATCGCTCGGCAATTGGGCCTAGATGAGAACTGCATCCGTGGCATCCATGTGGCAGGACTCCTGCACGATGTCGGCAAGATTCGCGTGCCCGCTGAAATCCTCTCTAAACCGGGTTGTTTAGATCCGATTGAGTACGAGTTGATTAAGCTGCATCCCCAAGCGTGCTACGACATTCTCAAAAGCATCCAGTTTCCATGGCCGGTGGCAGAGATTGCTATGCAGCACCATGAGCGACTGGATGGTTCGGGCTATCCACGGCAGCTGCGCGGCAAACAGATTTTGCTGGCCGCTCGCATTATCGCAGTGGCTGATGTGATTGATGCCATGATCAGCCACCGCCCCTACCGGCCTGGGTTGGGGTTAGGAGTGGCAATCGCCGAAATTAAGAACAACAGTGGGCGTCTCTACGACCCGAGGGTAGTGGAGGCTTGCCTAGCGGTTTTGAATATGTCTGATGCTCTAGAAACAGAGCCAACCTCCCCTCCCCCATTCCAAACAGGCGATCGCTTAGCCAAGGGAGGACCAAAAGGCGGATAG
- a CDS encoding BolA family protein translates to MVTPEQVESMICAQIPDAQVMVNDLTGGGDHLQVTVVSSAFAGKSLIKQHQLVYGAVQAAMSTEAIHALALKTYTPDRWLNEAQG, encoded by the coding sequence ATGGTCACGCCCGAACAAGTAGAGTCAATGATCTGTGCCCAAATTCCCGATGCACAGGTGATGGTGAACGACCTGACCGGGGGAGGCGACCACCTACAAGTGACGGTTGTTTCGTCTGCTTTTGCTGGTAAAAGTCTCATTAAGCAGCATCAGCTGGTCTATGGAGCGGTTCAAGCCGCAATGTCAACGGAGGCGATTCACGCGCTAGCGCTGAAGACCTATACCCCCGATCGCTGGCTGAATGAAGCACAGGGCTAA
- the grxD gene encoding Grx4 family monothiol glutaredoxin gives MTPELQERLTSIINGDKIVVFMKGNKLMPQCGFSNNVVQILNILGVPFTTVDVLADYDIRQGIKEFSNWPTIPQVYVNGEFIGGSDILIELYQNGELQQMLEVALAS, from the coding sequence ATGACTCCTGAACTCCAAGAACGCCTGACTAGCATCATTAATGGCGACAAGATTGTTGTCTTTATGAAAGGCAATAAGCTGATGCCCCAGTGCGGCTTTTCCAACAACGTTGTTCAAATCTTGAATATCCTGGGCGTGCCCTTCACCACCGTTGATGTCTTGGCAGACTACGACATTCGCCAAGGGATTAAAGAGTTTTCGAATTGGCCGACCATTCCCCAGGTCTACGTCAACGGGGAATTTATCGGCGGCTCTGATATTTTGATTGAGCTCTATCAGAATGGTGAACTGCAGCAGATGCTAGAGGTTGCCCTCGCCTCCTAG
- the lptC gene encoding LPS export ABC transporter periplasmic protein LptC, whose amino-acid sequence MTLRSGQLWSALLLALSLGLTACQEPPPAPPRAERPDLSFTDFTLRQANPTGKPAWELRTPQIVYNSDKSAAQLTKPLGFLYDESGKVLYEIDGDRGSIEGENAEIIRISGNVIARQKQAPGAVLKGEELEWRPNQQTFDLRRNVIGTYRDVVLKGKEGRFDVRQQQLELIGPMVATLKQGEILSELRTSSPRWLLAEKRLLAPNPLQAERRDRSQLKGQGRSQRGELLLDPQILILQQQVEVDALDPVAQLRGEDLRWNLPQNLVDSPVAVQGFYPAEQTTVRGDRGQANLNAQLIQLEGNAESFSAKDQARLQANRLIWNQKTAEATAIGGARYQRSRLSL is encoded by the coding sequence ATGACGCTTCGATCGGGCCAGCTTTGGTCTGCATTACTGTTAGCCCTCAGTTTGGGGCTAACGGCCTGCCAAGAGCCCCCGCCAGCGCCTCCACGCGCTGAACGACCCGATCTCAGTTTCACGGACTTTACCCTGCGGCAGGCCAATCCCACCGGCAAGCCTGCTTGGGAACTGCGGACTCCTCAGATTGTCTATAACAGCGACAAAAGTGCGGCGCAGCTAACCAAGCCCCTCGGCTTTCTCTACGATGAAAGCGGCAAGGTGCTCTACGAAATCGATGGCGATCGCGGCTCGATTGAGGGCGAAAACGCCGAGATCATTCGCATCAGTGGCAATGTCATCGCTCGCCAAAAACAGGCACCGGGGGCGGTTCTCAAGGGTGAGGAGCTGGAGTGGCGGCCCAATCAGCAAACCTTTGATCTCAGACGCAACGTCATTGGTACCTATCGCGATGTGGTGCTCAAGGGCAAAGAAGGCCGGTTTGATGTCCGTCAGCAACAGTTGGAATTGATCGGGCCGATGGTAGCGACCCTTAAGCAAGGGGAGATTCTGTCGGAGTTACGAACCAGCTCGCCCCGCTGGCTCTTAGCTGAGAAACGCTTGCTGGCCCCCAATCCGCTCCAGGCTGAACGCCGCGATCGCAGTCAGCTCAAGGGACAAGGGCGATCGCAACGGGGGGAACTTCTCCTCGATCCACAAATTTTGATTCTGCAGCAGCAGGTGGAGGTCGATGCTCTGGATCCCGTTGCCCAGTTGCGGGGTGAAGATTTGCGCTGGAATCTACCTCAAAACTTGGTCGACAGCCCGGTCGCGGTCCAGGGCTTCTACCCAGCTGAGCAGACCACAGTTCGGGGCGATCGCGGGCAGGCCAATCTCAATGCCCAGTTGATTCAACTAGAAGGCAACGCCGAAAGCTTCTCCGCGAAGGATCAAGCGCGCCTCCAAGCCAATCGCCTGATCTGGAATCAGAAGACTGCTGAAGCGACAGCGATCGGGGGAGCGCGCTACCAGCGATCGCGGCTCTCGCTCTAG
- a CDS encoding NYN domain-containing protein produces MATVQEPLGYSSSASILENRGRIAIFIDGSNLFYAALQLGIEIDYTKLLACLTNGSRLLRSFFYTGVDRSNEKQQGFLLWMRRNGYRVVAKDLIQLPDGTKKANLDVEIAVDMLALAGTYDTAVLVSGDGDLAYAVEVVGYRGVRVEVVSLRSMTSDNLINVADRYIDLESLKASIQKLPRQPYSRSVAVPPESVNPS; encoded by the coding sequence ATGGCCACTGTTCAGGAACCGCTTGGCTATTCTAGTTCGGCTTCGATCCTTGAAAACCGCGGCAGGATTGCCATCTTCATCGATGGTTCTAACCTGTTTTATGCGGCTTTGCAGCTCGGCATCGAAATTGACTACACCAAGTTGTTGGCCTGTTTGACCAATGGATCGCGTCTGTTGCGATCGTTCTTTTATACCGGAGTGGATCGAAGCAACGAGAAGCAACAGGGCTTTCTGTTGTGGATGCGTCGTAACGGCTATCGCGTTGTGGCGAAGGATTTGATCCAGCTGCCCGACGGCACAAAAAAAGCCAACTTGGATGTTGAAATCGCTGTTGATATGTTGGCCTTGGCCGGCACCTACGACACGGCGGTGCTGGTCAGTGGCGACGGAGATCTCGCCTACGCGGTGGAAGTGGTAGGCTATCGCGGCGTGCGGGTAGAAGTCGTCAGCCTGCGATCGATGACCAGCGATAACTTGATCAATGTTGCCGATCGCTACATCGATCTCGAAAGCCTGAAAGCGAGCATTCAAAAGCTCCCACGTCAGCCTTACAGCCGGTCGGTTGCAGTGCCCCCCGAGAGTGTAAACCCGTCCTGA
- the metG gene encoding methionine--tRNA ligase — protein sequence MPSTFALTTPLYYVNDVPHIGSAYTTIAADAIARFHRLQGDRVLMITGSDEHGQKIQRTAEKNGKPPQEHCNAIVARFQDLWQLLNIRYDRFSRTTDPRHQAIVEVFYRRVEAQGDIYVGRQQGWYCVACEEFKEERDLLEDKRCPIHTNQAVEWRDEENYFFRLSRYQEALEAHYAANPDFIQPESRRNEVLSFVERGLQDFSISRVNLEWGFAVPDNPKHTLYVWFDALLGYVTALLDPDAEPTLENALSQWWPINLHLIGKDILRFHAVYWPAMLLSAGLPLPDRVFGHGFLTKDGLKMGKSLGNTLDPFDLVDRFGSDAVRYYFLKEIEFGRDGDYQETRFVNVVNADLANDLGNLLNRTLSMAKRYCQLQIPLGSTAIAADNPLRQQGEALTDSVKSAYDRLAFSEACGQILALVQAGNRYLDQEAPWTRFKQGEQAKVEEILYTVLESVRLAAYWLSPLVPGISQEIYRQLGLVADFNDPAIAQQLDPESHGHWGFLPAAQQFLDPSPVFRSLELAPAD from the coding sequence ATGCCATCGACTTTTGCCCTGACGACTCCTCTCTACTACGTCAACGATGTGCCGCACATCGGCAGTGCCTACACCACGATCGCGGCGGATGCGATCGCTCGTTTCCATCGGCTGCAAGGAGATCGGGTGTTGATGATCACCGGCAGCGACGAGCATGGCCAAAAGATTCAGCGCACGGCGGAGAAGAACGGCAAGCCACCGCAAGAGCATTGCAATGCGATCGTGGCTCGCTTCCAAGACCTCTGGCAGCTGCTCAACATCCGCTACGACCGCTTCAGCCGCACCACCGATCCCCGTCATCAGGCGATCGTGGAAGTCTTCTATCGCCGTGTTGAGGCTCAAGGCGACATTTACGTTGGACGGCAGCAAGGTTGGTATTGCGTTGCCTGCGAAGAATTCAAAGAAGAGCGCGATCTACTCGAAGACAAGCGCTGCCCGATTCACACCAACCAAGCGGTTGAGTGGCGCGACGAGGAAAACTACTTCTTCCGGCTCTCGCGCTATCAGGAAGCACTGGAAGCCCACTATGCTGCCAATCCTGACTTCATCCAACCGGAAAGCCGCCGCAATGAAGTGCTGAGTTTTGTTGAGCGCGGCCTCCAGGATTTTTCGATTTCCCGGGTCAATCTGGAGTGGGGGTTTGCGGTTCCTGATAATCCCAAGCACACGCTCTACGTCTGGTTTGATGCGCTGCTGGGTTATGTGACGGCGCTGCTCGATCCCGATGCGGAACCAACACTGGAAAATGCCCTCAGTCAGTGGTGGCCGATCAATCTGCACCTGATCGGCAAAGACATTCTGCGTTTCCATGCGGTCTACTGGCCGGCGATGTTGCTTTCGGCAGGACTGCCGCTGCCCGATCGCGTCTTTGGTCATGGCTTCCTGACGAAAGATGGTCTGAAGATGGGCAAGAGTCTGGGTAATACCCTCGATCCCTTCGATCTGGTCGATCGCTTTGGCAGCGATGCCGTACGCTACTACTTCCTCAAAGAGATTGAGTTTGGCCGCGACGGCGACTATCAAGAGACGCGCTTCGTTAACGTCGTCAATGCTGATCTCGCCAATGACCTTGGTAACTTGCTTAACCGCACCCTGAGCATGGCCAAGCGCTACTGTCAGCTCCAAATTCCGCTTGGGAGTACCGCGATCGCCGCTGACAATCCGCTACGCCAGCAAGGTGAAGCTCTGACTGATTCTGTTAAATCCGCCTACGATCGCTTGGCCTTCAGCGAAGCCTGCGGACAAATTTTGGCGCTGGTACAGGCCGGCAACCGTTACCTCGACCAAGAAGCCCCTTGGACACGCTTTAAGCAGGGTGAACAGGCCAAGGTTGAGGAAATTCTCTACACGGTGCTGGAATCGGTGCGTTTGGCTGCCTATTGGCTGTCACCACTCGTGCCGGGGATCAGCCAAGAGATCTACCGCCAGCTTGGACTTGTTGCAGATTTTAATGATCCTGCGATCGCCCAACAGCTTGATCCCGAAAGTCACGGCCATTGGGGCTTTCTCCCGGCTGCTCAACAGTTCCTGGATCCCAGTCCTGTCTTTCGGAGCCTTGAATTAGCCCCCGCAGATTAG
- a CDS encoding Mo-dependent nitrogenase C-terminal domain-containing protein, whose product MSASVDDPHLLAWLRGLLSIALADDDFESHEQDLLCALTQEILGHPCDLQALGPISPSDLAADLGDDPERRENYLRTAVMVALADGVYTQTEATLLRQFAAALSMKTDVIDALEHTRCDREAAASAETVPIADLLAPVRHWLDDLQVHEPRLAHFLVKLIPAQCPFERDIVLFGHNLVHIPPLCKLNPLYEQLVSLRLRALCYLADDCGEDISAYCSAGSTESASSIL is encoded by the coding sequence ATGTCTGCTTCTGTTGATGACCCCCACTTGCTGGCTTGGCTACGCGGTCTCCTCTCGATTGCGCTGGCCGATGATGACTTTGAAAGCCACGAGCAGGATTTGCTCTGTGCGCTGACTCAAGAGATTTTGGGTCACCCTTGCGACCTCCAAGCCCTCGGCCCGATCAGTCCGTCCGATTTAGCGGCTGATCTTGGTGATGATCCCGAGCGCCGCGAAAATTATTTGCGCACGGCTGTGATGGTGGCACTGGCTGATGGGGTCTACACCCAAACCGAAGCAACCTTACTCCGCCAATTTGCCGCTGCTTTGTCTATGAAGACTGACGTCATTGACGCCCTTGAGCACACCCGCTGCGATCGCGAAGCTGCAGCGAGCGCTGAAACAGTCCCCATTGCTGACTTGCTAGCTCCCGTTCGCCATTGGCTCGATGACTTGCAGGTGCATGAGCCACGCCTGGCTCACTTCTTGGTCAAACTGATTCCGGCCCAATGTCCCTTCGAGCGGGATATTGTTCTCTTTGGCCACAACCTGGTGCATATTCCGCCGCTGTGCAAACTCAACCCCCTCTACGAGCAGCTAGTCTCCCTGCGCCTTCGTGCCCTGTGCTACCTAGCCGACGACTGCGGCGAGGATATCTCCGCCTATTGCTCTGCTGGATCGACGGAATCGGCTTCCTCCATCCTGTAA